ACGGTAAAACAGCTGGTAAAGGTCATAAAGGACAAAATGCTCGTTCTGGTGGTGGAGTTCGTCCTGGATTCGAAGGTGGTCAAACTCCTTTGTTCCAACGCTTACCTAAACGTGGATTCACAAACATCAACCGCAAGGACTTTGCAATTGTTAACCTTGATGTCCTAAACCGTTTCGAAGACGGTACAGAGGTTACTCCAGAGTTATTACTTGAAACAGGCGTTGTAA
This Metabacillus endolithicus DNA region includes the following protein-coding sequences:
- the rplO gene encoding 50S ribosomal protein L15, which gives rise to MKLHELKPAEGSRKTRNRVGRGIGSGNGKTAGKGHKGQNARSGGGVRPGFEGGQTPLFQRLPKRGFTNINRKDFAIVNLDVLNRFEDGTEVTPELLLETGVVSNVKSGVKILGNGQLEKKLTVKANKFSASAKEAIESAGGTAEVI